Proteins co-encoded in one Brassica oleracea var. oleracea cultivar TO1000 chromosome C4, BOL, whole genome shotgun sequence genomic window:
- the LOC106340256 gene encoding cytosolic sulfotransferase 1-like: MDPKELPANIKDDKISEETKKLISSLPSHTDSQGKNICQYQGCWYYYNTLQGVLNFQRGFQPQDTDIILASYPKSGTTWLKALTVALLERSKSHSSYDDHPLLYDNPHGIVPFLETDQCSSSNLAKFSASRRLLSTHMPLHAMHETLKHSSCKIVYVCRDVKDTLISWWFFGCAVHKIEPTRSLLESMLERFCNGTIFYGPFWEHLLGYWRRSLEDPKHVLFMRYEEMKAEPHEQIKRLADFLGFPFTKQEEDIGVVDKILDLCSLRNLSSLEVNKTGKRNNLNNKDYFRKGEVGDSKNYLTPEMEKKIDMIIQEKLQGSGLKF, from the coding sequence ATGGATCCGAAAGAGCTGCCGGCCAACATAAAAGACGACAAGATAAGCGAAGAAACCAAGAAGTTAATCTCTTCGCTTCCTTCACACACAGATTCCCAAGGGAAGAATATCTGTCAATATCAAGGATGTTGGTATTATTACAACACCCTCCAAGGCGTTCTTAATTTCCAGAGAGGTTTTCAACCGCAAGACACGGATATTATCCTTGCTTCTTACCCAAAATCAGGTACTACTTGGCTCAAGGCCCTCACTGTCGCCCTCCTTGAGAGGTCAAAAAGCCATTCTTCTTATGATGATCATCCTCTACTATATGATAATCCTCATGGCATTGTACCATTCTTGGAGACCGACCAGTGCTCAAGTTCTAACTTAGCCAAGTTCTCGGCATCTCGGAGGCTGCTCTCGACACACATGCCACTGCACGCGATGCACGAAACTCTCAAGCACTCTTCTTGCAAGATTGTGTACGTGTGCAGGGACGTGAAGGACACATTGATCTCGTGGTGGTTTTTCGGCTGTGCTGTTCATAAAATAGAACCAACCAGAAGCCTTCTCGAGTCTATGTTAGAAAGATTCTGCAACGGAACTATCTTTTATGGACCTTTTTGGGAACATCTCTTGGGCTATTGGAGAAGAAGCTTGGAAGACCCCAAGCATGTCCTTTTCATGAGGTATGAGGAAATGAAAGCAGAGCCTCATGAACAGATCAAGAGACTTGCCGACTTCTTGGGTTTTCCTTTTACTAAGCAAGAAGAAGATATTGGAGTTGTGGACAAGATCTTGGACCTTTGCTCTCTACGTAATCTGAGCAGTTTGGAGGTTAACAAAACGGGAAAAAGAAACAACTTGAATAACAAGGATTATTTCCGTAAAGGGGAAGTCGGTGACTCGAAGAATTATCTTACGCCTGAAATGGAGAAAAAGATAGACATGATCATCCAAGAAAAATTGCAAGGCTCTGGTTTGAAATTCTAG